From a single Streptomyces sp. NBC_00377 genomic region:
- a CDS encoding SSI family serine proteinase inhibitor encodes MFQVTPLRRLAVAASAACAVMVASSAAGPVTAYAGTAEAVTAGTALTPLGGNASLAPPPVQEEDRVSGDHLTVTVRHAGGRADGTFEVYCHPERGSHPDVGSACRAVDRNSRWGRDTFAPAPSGGVCTMRYGGPATAHVTGRWAGRPVDATYDRSNGCQIERWDRLVPLLPDLRPAAR; translated from the coding sequence ATGTTCCAGGTCACACCGCTCCGACGGCTCGCCGTCGCCGCCTCCGCCGCCTGTGCCGTCATGGTCGCCTCGTCGGCCGCCGGGCCCGTCACCGCGTACGCCGGGACGGCCGAGGCCGTCACGGCCGGCACCGCTCTGACGCCGCTCGGCGGCAACGCCTCGCTCGCGCCTCCGCCCGTCCAGGAGGAGGACCGGGTCTCCGGTGATCACCTCACCGTCACCGTCCGGCACGCCGGCGGACGGGCCGACGGGACGTTCGAGGTGTACTGCCACCCGGAGCGTGGCAGTCACCCGGACGTGGGAAGCGCCTGTCGCGCCGTTGACCGCAACAGCCGATGGGGCAGGGACACCTTCGCGCCCGCGCCCAGCGGCGGTGTGTGCACCATGCGGTACGGCGGGCCGGCCACCGCCCACGTCACGGGCCGGTGGGCCGGACGCCCGGTCGACGCGACGTACGACCGCAGCAACGGCTGCCAGATCGAGCGGTGGGACCGGCTTGTGCCACTGCTGCCCGATCTTCGTCCGGCCGCCCGCTGA
- a CDS encoding integrase, translating into MIMEVLGHSSIRVTMDIYTFVRLDSQRSAFDSVGDALRCDGNDPDHDDGAAGVPVTV; encoded by the coding sequence ATGATCATGGAAGTCCTGGGCCACAGCTCGATCCGCGTGACCATGGACATCTACACCTTCGTGCGCCTCGACTCGCAGCGCTCGGCGTTCGACAGCGTCGGGGATGCCCTGAGGTGTGACGGCAACGATCCGGACCATGACGACGGCGCGGCCGGTGTCCCGGTGACCGTCTGA
- a CDS encoding MarR family winged helix-turn-helix transcriptional regulator: MPAEPSQPHSGTHTGRGRPAATPAQALAAMDDLIAASMVGQQEMAQRLGLNVTDLTCFAYVIQAGENLLTAGDLAARVHVTTGAVTGILNRLERAGYVTRRPDPEDRRRVRVAAVPSAVARAYTLYEPYYVRLNTLFAEYSPEEIAVLTDWFTRATTLANAYREELRLHDTDPAPRHPDA; this comes from the coding sequence ATGCCAGCCGAGCCGTCACAGCCGCACAGCGGAACCCACACCGGCCGCGGCCGCCCTGCCGCCACCCCCGCGCAAGCACTCGCGGCGATGGACGACCTCATCGCGGCCAGCATGGTCGGCCAGCAGGAGATGGCCCAGCGCCTCGGCCTGAACGTCACCGACCTGACCTGTTTCGCCTATGTCATCCAGGCAGGCGAGAACCTCCTCACCGCCGGCGACCTCGCGGCCCGCGTCCACGTCACCACAGGCGCCGTGACCGGCATCCTCAACCGCCTGGAACGCGCCGGTTACGTCACCCGCCGCCCCGACCCCGAAGACCGCCGCCGGGTCCGCGTCGCCGCGGTCCCCTCCGCGGTCGCCCGCGCGTACACCCTCTACGAGCCGTACTACGTCCGCCTCAACACCCTCTTCGCGGAGTACTCCCCCGAGGAGATCGCCGTCCTGACCGACTGGTTCACCCGCGCCACCACCCTGGCCAACGCCTACCGCGAAGAACTCCGCCTCCACGACACGGACCCCGCACCCCGGCACCCCGACGCATGA
- a CDS encoding HGxxPAAW family protein: MAGHLYDEGHTVAGWTGVGIATVGTAVVGVGVCAVSGILLAAGLVIVGVSALVTWGLHLAGWGKPPGVRPRAEWGMRVRDPWAEGGHPGCVGCRVAGRAPGGRSVVSVPGPNVVSDGTGMEVRGAAVVGAGARADVGRGAS, translated from the coding sequence GTGGCGGGTCATCTGTACGACGAGGGACATACGGTCGCCGGCTGGACGGGTGTCGGCATCGCGACCGTCGGGACCGCCGTGGTGGGGGTGGGTGTGTGTGCCGTTTCCGGGATCCTCCTGGCCGCTGGACTCGTGATCGTGGGTGTGAGCGCCCTGGTCACCTGGGGGCTGCATCTCGCCGGCTGGGGAAAGCCACCGGGAGTGCGGCCACGGGCGGAGTGGGGGATGCGGGTGCGGGACCCGTGGGCCGAGGGCGGGCATCCGGGATGTGTGGGGTGCCGGGTCGCGGGCCGCGCGCCCGGGGGCAGGTCGGTGGTGTCAGTGCCTGGGCCTAACGTTGTGAGTGATGGCACAGGCATGGAAGTGCGCGGGGCTGCGGTGGTCGGCGCAGGGGCCCGAGCTGATGTGGGACGGGGGGCGTCGTAG
- a CDS encoding DUF2797 domain-containing protein — protein MAQAWKCAGLRWSAQGPELMWDGGRRSPLSWGKQVSFGVVEGGVRECAGARGHACPRRTVVPGRSAGGRCEECARLDRAHSVAADRVADDPRPYRVYLAWFGPGLVKVGITARERGSTRLLEQGAVCFSWLGSGPLMAARRTEELLRAALRVADRVPYAEKRAVRATLPEAEEQRAGEIRQVYGRAVALGGWPESLERAPFRPVDHVGAFGLAGAPAALGEVGELIPGGAVSGELVAAAGPDLHLATGGGVVVLDTRLMRGWQLVPVEPGEADGRPAFPVRAFEVAEEHRQDGLF, from the coding sequence ATGGCACAGGCATGGAAGTGCGCGGGGCTGCGGTGGTCGGCGCAGGGGCCCGAGCTGATGTGGGACGGGGGGCGTCGTAGCCCGTTGTCCTGGGGGAAGCAGGTCTCCTTCGGGGTGGTGGAGGGAGGAGTGCGGGAGTGTGCCGGGGCTCGGGGGCATGCGTGCCCGCGGCGGACGGTCGTACCGGGGAGGAGTGCGGGCGGGCGCTGTGAGGAGTGCGCGCGGCTGGACCGGGCGCACTCGGTCGCCGCGGACCGGGTCGCCGATGACCCGCGGCCGTACCGCGTGTATCTCGCCTGGTTCGGACCCGGTCTGGTGAAGGTCGGGATCACGGCGCGTGAAAGGGGCTCGACGCGGCTGCTGGAGCAGGGCGCCGTCTGCTTCAGCTGGCTCGGCAGCGGGCCGCTGATGGCCGCGCGGCGCACCGAGGAGCTGCTGCGGGCGGCTCTGCGGGTTGCGGACCGCGTTCCGTACGCCGAGAAGCGGGCGGTGCGGGCCACGCTGCCCGAAGCTGAGGAGCAACGGGCCGGTGAGATACGTCAGGTGTACGGGCGGGCCGTGGCACTGGGCGGCTGGCCCGAATCGTTGGAGCGTGCGCCGTTCCGACCGGTCGATCACGTGGGGGCGTTCGGGCTCGCCGGGGCGCCGGCCGCCCTCGGGGAGGTGGGTGAGCTCATCCCCGGGGGTGCGGTGAGCGGGGAGCTCGTGGCGGCCGCCGGGCCCGATCTGCATCTGGCCACGGGGGGCGGAGTGGTCGTGCTCGACACGCGGTTGATGCGGGGGTGGCAGCTGGTTCCGGTGGAGCCTGGGGAAGCGGACGGCCGGCCCGCCTTTCCCGTGCGGGCCTTCGAAGTCGCGGAGGAGCACCGTCAGGACGGGTTGTTCTGA
- a CDS encoding response regulator transcription factor — MTTTSPQGRTELLRPDGSPVRVLVVDDEMSITELLSMALRYEGWQIRSAGDGTGAIQTAREFRPDAVVLDMMLPDMDGLTVLGRLRRELPDVPVLFLTAKDAVEDRIAGLTAGGDDYVTKPFSLEEVVARLRGLIRRSGAADRRSESVLVVGDLTLDEDSHEVSRAGDNIHLTATEFELLRFLMRNPRRVLSKAQILDRVWSYDFGGQANVVELYISYLRRKIDAGREPMIHTRRGAGYLIKPAVS; from the coding sequence ATGACCACGACCTCGCCCCAGGGGCGCACCGAACTGCTGAGGCCGGACGGGAGCCCCGTCCGAGTGCTTGTGGTGGACGACGAGATGTCGATCACCGAACTGCTGTCCATGGCCCTGCGCTACGAGGGCTGGCAGATCCGGAGCGCGGGCGACGGCACGGGTGCCATCCAGACCGCACGGGAGTTCCGGCCCGACGCCGTCGTCCTCGACATGATGCTCCCGGACATGGACGGGCTGACCGTCCTGGGGCGGCTGCGCCGTGAGCTGCCGGACGTTCCGGTGCTGTTCCTGACGGCCAAGGACGCGGTCGAGGACCGGATCGCCGGCCTCACCGCGGGCGGCGACGACTACGTCACCAAGCCGTTCAGCCTCGAGGAGGTCGTGGCGCGGCTGCGTGGTCTCATCCGGCGTTCCGGCGCCGCCGACCGGCGCTCCGAGTCCGTGCTCGTCGTCGGGGACCTCACCCTCGACGAGGACAGTCACGAGGTGTCGCGGGCCGGGGACAACATCCATCTGACCGCCACCGAGTTCGAGCTGCTGCGCTTCCTCATGCGCAATCCGCGGCGCGTGCTCAGCAAAGCCCAGATACTTGACCGCGTGTGGTCGTACGACTTCGGCGGCCAGGCCAACGTCGTCGAGCTGTACATCTCCTACCTGCGGCGGAAGATCGACGCGGGACGCGAACCGATGATCCACACCCGGCGCGGCGCCGGGTATCTGATCAAGCCCGCTGTGTCATGA
- a CDS encoding ATP-binding protein yields MSGRRRPRAQKRRAGHPRTLRTRLVVASVVLIAVVCAVIGTVTTLALRSHLYDQLGDKLKDVSSRAAGMGGPPGGLKGSQPGQTTTGLSGTVDLEEFVTRGPQPQGTVIAKVENGSITDSKVGEKDRNSTDINPMVGADLSEAQEAALGTVAQDRSSHSVELPGLGDYLVQYVSGGKGSYYVAIPTQDTDSTITTLILVELSVTAAGLVAAGIAGYVMVGVATRPLRKVAATATRVSELPLHTGEVNLSERVPQAETDPHTEVGQVGAALNRMLNHVHGALHARQESEMRVRQFVADASHELRTPLASIRGYAELTRRGREEVGPDTRHALGRIESEAGRMTFLVEDLLLLARLDAGRPLQFEQTDMVPLVIDTISDARAAGPDHVWRLELPDEPALVSADAARLQQVLVNLLANARTHTAPGTTVTARVQRRGPWLCVDVQDNGQGIPADLLPHVFERFARGDSARSRTTGSTGLGLAIVQAVATAHGGAVTVDSVPGQTVFTVHLPALAAPQPAPETNWQLDSQVEHSATTWVQQGA; encoded by the coding sequence ATGAGCGGGCGACGACGGCCGCGTGCGCAGAAGAGACGAGCGGGACACCCGCGCACCCTGCGGACGCGGCTGGTCGTCGCGTCCGTCGTGCTGATCGCCGTCGTCTGCGCGGTGATCGGCACGGTGACGACCCTCGCGCTGCGGTCTCATCTGTACGACCAGCTCGGGGACAAGCTGAAGGACGTCTCGAGCCGCGCGGCCGGGATGGGCGGGCCACCGGGTGGGCTCAAGGGCAGCCAGCCCGGGCAGACCACCACCGGGCTCTCGGGCACGGTCGACCTCGAGGAGTTCGTGACGCGCGGCCCTCAGCCGCAGGGCACGGTGATCGCAAAGGTCGAGAACGGGAGCATCACCGACTCCAAGGTCGGCGAGAAGGACCGCAACAGCACCGACATCAACCCCATGGTGGGCGCGGACCTGAGTGAGGCCCAGGAGGCCGCCCTCGGCACGGTCGCACAGGACCGTTCGTCGCACAGCGTCGAGCTTCCCGGCCTGGGCGACTACCTCGTCCAGTACGTCTCCGGGGGCAAGGGTTCCTACTACGTCGCCATCCCGACCCAGGACACCGACAGCACCATCACCACCCTCATCCTCGTCGAACTGAGCGTCACCGCGGCCGGGCTCGTGGCTGCCGGCATCGCCGGGTACGTCATGGTGGGAGTCGCCACCCGCCCCCTGCGCAAGGTCGCCGCGACCGCCACCCGGGTCTCGGAGCTGCCCCTGCACACCGGTGAGGTCAACCTCAGCGAGCGGGTGCCGCAGGCCGAAACGGATCCGCACACCGAGGTCGGGCAGGTCGGGGCCGCGCTCAACCGGATGCTGAACCACGTCCATGGCGCCCTGCACGCCCGCCAGGAGAGCGAGATGCGGGTCCGCCAGTTCGTCGCGGACGCCAGTCACGAGCTTCGTACGCCCCTCGCCTCCATCAGGGGGTACGCCGAGCTGACCCGGCGCGGACGGGAGGAGGTCGGGCCCGACACCCGGCACGCCCTCGGACGTATCGAGTCCGAGGCCGGCCGGATGACGTTCCTCGTCGAGGACCTGCTCCTGCTCGCCCGGCTCGACGCGGGCCGCCCGTTGCAGTTCGAGCAGACCGACATGGTCCCTCTGGTCATCGACACCATCAGCGACGCCCGCGCCGCCGGACCCGATCATGTCTGGCGCCTCGAACTTCCCGACGAGCCCGCGCTCGTCTCGGCCGACGCGGCACGGCTCCAGCAGGTCCTCGTCAACCTCCTCGCCAACGCCCGGACGCACACCGCGCCCGGTACGACCGTCACCGCACGGGTGCAGCGACGCGGGCCGTGGCTGTGCGTGGACGTCCAGGACAACGGTCAGGGCATCCCGGCAGACCTGCTGCCGCACGTCTTCGAACGCTTCGCCCGCGGCGACTCGGCGCGTTCCCGCACCACCGGTTCGACGGGGCTCGGCCTTGCCATCGTGCAGGCCGTGGCAACCGCGCACGGCGGCGCCGTGACGGTGGACAGCGTGCCCGGGCAGACCGTGTTCACGGTGCATCTGCCCGCCCTCGCCGCGCCCCAGCCCGCGCCCGAAACGAACT